AGGTACAGGCACTGGGTAGGGTGCAATCACTTTAAGCAATACATCAATGATGTCGCTATTAGCAATGGTAAAGCCACAGCGCAAACCCGCTAAGGCAAATGCTTTTGATAGCGTACGAAGAATGACTAAATTCGGGTAGCTCGACAGTAAATCGCTGGCACTTTCTTCTAGGCAGAAATCGATATAGGCTTCATCAACCACGACTAGGGCTGAGTTTGCTGTCATATCTAACAGGGCTTCAATGTCTTTACGTGCTAATAAGTTACCTGTTGGGTTATTCGGGCTACAGACGAAAACAATTTTCACACCATCAAGGTTTTGTGAAATGGCCTCTAAATCTAATTGCCACTTGCTTGTAAGCGGAACAACTTTCGCATTCACATCGTAAGTTTCAGAACTGATGGCATACATGCCATACGTCGGTGGACAATATAAAATACTGTCTTGGTTTGGCTCACAAAAAGCGCGGATCAAAAGCTCAATACCTTCGTCGGCACCCCGTGAGGTTAATACTTGCTCGGGCTTTACATTGGCATAGTCAGCGTAAGCATTGATAAGCTCAGGTGGCTGACATTCGCTATAGCGATTTAATCGTGCAAGGCTAATGTTGTATTCGTTATCAAACGGTGATTCGTTGGCGTTTAACCAAATATCACCGTTACCGCCTAATCGACGGGCTGATTGGTAAGGGGTTAATTCACGTACTGTTTTACGTGCGAGTCTTGCCATCGTCATGATTTATCCCTCACGATTTGCCATTAATTTTTCAACGCGGATTGTTACGGCACGTTTGTGGGCATCAAGACCTTCGGCATCGGCAATCGTTGTTACGGTGTTCGCTAAACCTAGCAGACCATCTGCAGACAGCTCTTGTACTGTCATGCGTTTAGAGAAATCTGCTAAGCCTAAGCTTGAATAGGTGCGTGTATAGCCATAAGTCGGTAATACGTGGTTAGTACCAGAGGCATAATCACCAACAGATTCTGGTGACCAGTTACCTAAGAAAATAGAGCCTGCATTGTCCAGTAATGGCACTAAATCACGTGGCGTACGGGTTTGAACAATTAAGTGCTCAGGCCCATAGTTATTTGAAATCGCAATACACTGCGGTAATGTTTCTGCCACAATTAACAGGCTTGAACCTAATGCTTCTTTTGCAATATCAGCTCGTGATAATTCAGCGAGTTGACGTTGAATTGCATCTGCTGTTTTATCGGCAATGACTGGATCTGGTGTAACCAAAATAACTTGAGAATCAGGGCCATGCTCAGCCTGACTCAGAAGATCTGCGGCAATGAAATCAGGATCAGCATTGCTATCTGCAATAACTAAGACTTCTGATGGGCCTGCTGGCATATCAATCGCAGCACCGCGAAAATCATTACTCACTTGGCGTTTAGCTTCGGTGACAAAGGCATTGCCAGGGCCAAAGATCTTATCCACTTTGGCAACGGTTTCGCTGCCGTAGGCCATCGCTGCAACAGCTTGCGAGCCACCGACGTTGTACACTTCATCAATGCCACATAATTTGGCTACGTATAAGATTTCATCTGCGATCGGTGGTGGAGAGCACAACACGACTTTTTGACAGCCTGCAATTTTAGCTGGCACACCTAACATCAATACGGTTGATGGAAGGGGAGCACTACCGCCGGGAATGTATAAGCCGACAGAGTTAACCGGACGGGTCATTTGCTCACAAATAATCCCCGGTTGGGTTTCAACCCGCAGTGTTTGTTGTTTCTGTGCTTTATGAAACGTACTGATATTGTCGAATGCCTGCTGCAGTGCCACTTTCATTTGGTCGCTGATTCGTGAGCATGCTGCGTCTATCTCATCATTACTCACTTTTAAAGACGCAGGACGAATACCATCAAACTTTTCTGTAAGCTCTAGTAACGCTTCATCACCACGACGACGAACATCATCAATAACACCAGTTACAATCGCACTGATATTGGCGCCATTATTAACGGCTGGTCGAGCAAGTAGCTTTTCTCGCTGACTCTCACTTAGAGATTGCCATACAACTGTTTTCATCGATTACTCCATCATCTTCTCGATTGGCAATACTAGAATAGAGCTTGCGCCTAATTCTTTTAGCTGTTCCATTGTTTCCCAAAATAGATTTTCAGAACTCACTAAATGGATAGCAACACGAGATTTGTCTTCAGCAAGAGGAAGTACCGTTGGATCTTCAGCGCCCGGTAGTAGTAATTTGATTTGCTCAAGGCGATCCGTTGGTGCATGTAGCATGATGTATTTTGATTCTTTTGCTTGAATCACACCTTGCATACGAGTTAATAGACGTTCGATAAGTGCTTGTTTTTCATCATCTAAGGTTTCTGTTGATTGGATCAGAACGGCTTTTGAACGCAGGATAACTTCCGCTTCCTTAAGGCCATTCGCTTCAAGTGTTGCGCCTGTTGAAACCAAATCACAGATTGCATCAGCAAGCCCTGCACGAGGAGCAACTTCCACTGAACCGTTTAGCATACATGTGCTGAATTTCACGCCAAGATCATCCATGTAGCGTTTAACTAGCTGAGGGTAAGTCGTTGCAATGCGTTTGCCGTTAAGATCTTGGGGACCGTTGTATTCGGCATCTTTATCAATGGCAATAGAAAGGCGGCAACCACCGAAATCAAGGCGACGTAGTTTCTTATAATCTGATGGTTCACCACGCGCCTGACGCTCAAGGCTAACTTCTTCTAATTCGTTTTCGCCAATCACACCTAAATCAACCACACCATCCATGATCAGACCTGGAATGTCATCATCACGAACGAGTAGTAAATCGATAGGCATATTTTCAGCGTGGACAACTAGACGCTCACCAACCATATTGAATTTCACACCACAGCGTTTAAGCAGTGTTTGACATTCTTTGCTTAGACGGCCTTTTTTCTGAATCGCAATGCGTAGTCGTTGTGTTTGCATAGTCATTTCCCTGTCCTAATTCACTTAATTCAAAATCTGGTATTAAAAAACCCTCGGAAGTCTATTTCTTCCGAGGGTCTGAATTTGATTATTCCTTGTGACCACTGGAAGAATATGTTGTCTTCCAGGGTGAGGCGTATCCTCCCGAAAGACTAGTCAGGATGGTGATGGATATGATTGTTAGCCATTTGGATACGCATAATTAAATCTCTCTAACGCTTGATAGTGTTATTTTCTTGTTATCCACACTAACTAAGTGTGTTAGATATTGCAACACTATTTTTAACGTTTTAGTGGATTTATTTTTCTTTCCAAAAAAGCTTACGGTGACGTCACAATTGTCAGGTTTTATTTTATAAGATGTTGAGTTTTAAATATTTAAATAGATTTGTATTGAAGATGTTGTCGAGGTGTAAGGTATGTCTTTTCACTATGTTTTTTAGAAAAATAGACATTTTTCGAAACAATAGGCAATAAAAAACCGATCTAAAGATCGGTTTTTTGTTAGTTAGCTGTTAATGGTGATTTTGGCGTAAGTGCTAATTAGCCACAACACTTTTTAAATTTTTTACCGCTACCACATGGGCAAGGATCATTACGACCGACGGTTTTCTCACTTTTAACAGGAGAAGGTGGGGCTGCTTGCTCTACTGGTGGCGGCTCTGGGTATTCACCATCAATGTAAAACCAACATGATTGCCCATTGATTTCTTCTTTTAAAAAGCGAGAGCGCTCTTGAAGAATATATTCACTGCCTGCTTCTTTGTACATGGCTTTAAATTCAACAAAACCTTCGCCACTTTCAGCAATGTCACTGTTAAGAACATCTAGCCCTAACCATTTTAAATTCACTGATTCTGCAATTGCATCACGGTGTTGTTCTGCTTCACAGCTAGGATGGTAAGTTTGAACAACGAAATCAACTAATCCCAGTACATGGGCACTATAACGTGCACGCATTAATTGTTCTGGATGTAATGCTTTAGCATGATCAAGGTGAATTGGTTTACAGCACTCAATCAGCGGTTTGTTACTACCACAAGGACACTGTGACGTATGTTTAGACATGTTTAATTTGCTAGCGTTTGCTCATATTCAGCCGACCATTTTACTGACTCTAAATAGTAATCTGCAATGCTAGATTCATTGATCTTTAATGCGTCACTGTATTTCTTCACTAAAGGCCAGTTAGCCTGATCGTAAGCATCAGTAAGATTTAAAATTGCGCCAAGCGGTCCTACGCGTTTAGTTAAGGCGAGTTTTACTTGCTCGCTTAACGGAAGATGTTTCAATAATTCATCTAATGGCTGGTCTAACAATGAATCTAATAAAGAGAATAGGCCAGTTAAAAATGCCTGATTGCCGTTATCTTTAGGGACTCGGGTGCGATAAAGTTGTTCACAAAAGTGTGCCCGTTGTAACGATAAGTTATACAGTGATGGTGGCTTATTCTCTACCGCATGAGAGGTTGCAACAAAGGTAATAAAGCGTCTTAGCTTTTCTTCACCCAAGAAGATCAGCGCCTGTTTAAATGAAGTAACGGGCTTTGATCGCGTTGATGTCATGGCATTAACGTGACGCAACAACTTATAAGATAAGGTGACATCTGTTGCGATGATTTCTTCCACTTTGTCGTAATCGACCTCTGCCACGCAAATCTCTTTAAATAAACGTAAGGTGGTAATAGAAGAAGGTTTTAAAGATTTACGTTGAATTAATTCAGGTTTGCTAAAAAAGAAGCCTTGGAATAGATCAAAACCTGCATCATAAGCTTGTTGATACTCTTCCTGAGTTTCGACTTTTTCAGCTAAGAATCGAAGTTTGGTTTTTTCTTTATAGAACTTAATAAAGCGAGCGGCTTTCTCTATAGAAATAATGCGGATATCAAATTTGATGATATGAATGTAAGGCATAAACCGATTCCAAGCCTCACTTGGAATAAAGTCATCTAATGCTAAGGTATAACCTTTTTGATGCAGTTGTTTTATCGCTTCAAATAGTTCATCTGTAGGAGAGCAACTTTCCAGAATTTCGATGATAAAGCTTTGTTTTGGGAAAAGAAATGGTGTTCCTGATACAAGTGAATTGTATGGGAAATTTACAAAGGCACGTTTACCTGATGTTAATTGTACCTCACCAGCCGTACTGAAAAAGTTATCGTTAAGAAGACGGTTGGTCGCTTGCTCATCACCAATATTAGGAAAGCAGTTATCCGGACCATCTCTGAACAATAGCTCATAACCGATAGTATGCTTATTACGATTTAAAATAGGTTGTCGAGCAATATATGAAAACATGTAATTCTACAGAAAAAGTTAAAAATTATTTATTTTTAATATTGTTATTATCGAGAAAATCATATCAAAAATTGTTAATTAGCAAAGTGATGGTTTTAACAATATTTAAATAAAATGCGTGCTACAAAAAAAGCCTCATTTAAATGTATGTTTTATGCTCAATCGGAGCTAAAAAGCCTAAGAATTTTTATTGTGAGTATTTGTTGAGCGAATAAAAATGGTCAGGGGTACGTTTTAGCGTCATAATGGCGACCACTATCGGATGCTTGTCATTTATTCTTGAGTTATCTGATTTACCCTTTGAATATACTGTTAAATCCTATTTGTGCAACTTATGTCTATATTTACCTTGATACAAGCGGGATTGCTTGTTGGTGGTAGTGTTTTTATTGTGATGCTGATTAGAGCATGGCGAAGAAACCGGAAGCAGGAAGCAGATACACGTATTATTCCCGTCGCCTTGATTGGTGGTTTTGCAAACTTCTGTGACACCCTTGGTGTTGGAAGTTTCGCTATTATGACAGCAGGTTATAAACAATTTAAGCTTATTGACGATCAGGTACTGCCTGGTACGTTAAATTGCCAAGCCGTTTTAGCGACGGTCGTACAGGCTCTCATATTTCTTACTGCTGTTAATGTCGACTCTGTTACTTTACTTAGTTTGGTTGTTTCAGCCTGTTTAGGTGCGACGGTCGGTGCGCGATTAGTATCGAACTGGGATCGCCAGCTTATTCGTATTGTAATGAGTGGTGCCTTGCTAGTGGTGGCAGGCTTAATGCTAGCGGGTCAGTTAAAGCTATTCCCGCTTGGCGGAACCAGTTTAGGCTTAACAGGATGGAAGTTGGCAGTCGGTATTGCAGGTAACTTCTTATTTGGCGCATTAATGACGGTAGGTATTGGTTTATACGCACCATGTATGACGATGATCTACATGTTGGGTATGAATCCGTTAGCGGCATTCCCTGTGATGATGTGCTCATGTGGCTTCTTAGGTTTCTTCTCGGCAGGTGGTTTCCTTCGCCGTAATAAGATCAATAGCCGAGCTTCTGTTGCTGTAGCAATTACAGGTCCTATTGGGGTGGTGATTGCTGCATATCTAGTGAAATCACTGGATATGAAGGTATTAGCATGGCTAGTGTGTGGCGTGGTGCTTTACACCTCAATTACTATGTATCGTTCTTGGGCTACTGATAGAAAGCAGCTGAAGAAAATGAATGTCGAACATAAGACAGCATAAAAGAAAAGGTACGCTCGATGCGTACCTTTTTTATTGGGACTGACTTTGCTCAAAAGCGCGTGTTTCTAGTTGATAACCATCAGGGGTTACCACAAGTACAGAGCCATGTTCGTACCAATCACCCAGCACAATACGTGTCGCTGGTTTATCATCAACGGTGAGTGAGTGAATATCAGGTCGGTGAGTATGACCATGGATCATTTGATCAACATGGAACTCTTCCATTACACGGACGACTTCACTAGCTGTCACATCCATGATGGATTGGCTTTTCATCTGATTATTTTTGCTACTGTTGTTTCTAAATTTCTCACCAATTTGGATACGTTTAGAAAGTGGGATACGGAAAAATAACCATTGAATAAACTTGTTGTGCACTTTCTTGCGATAACGTTGATACGCTTCATCTTCAATACACAGCGTATCACCGTGTAAGATCAGCGTTGGTTTATCATAAAGATCAACCACCGAGTGCTCAGGTAATAGTTGAACCCCTGTTTGCTGACTAAAACGTTTGCCGATCAGAAAATCACGATTACCGTGAACAAAGTAGCAGGGGATGCCCGAATCTGTCAGTGTTTTAAAAGCCTGTTTGATTTGCTGTAAGAAAGGCGACTCTTCATCATCACCGATCCACATTTCAAACAGATCGCCAAGCACATATAAAGCATCGATATTAGTGGTGTCTTCTGCCATAAAACGCAGAAAACAATCCGTCATATCAGGGCGGCTAGCACTTAAGTGCAGATCTGAAATAAATAGTGTTGTCATATGAAAAAAGGGTAGCAGATAGCTACCCTTGATAAATTAAGAAGACTTATTCTTCGATTGTTACGCTTTCGATAACAACCTCTTCAACTGGCACATCAGAGTGGTAACCGTGACGACCAGTTTTCACTGCTTTGATCTTGTTAACAACGTCCATACCTTCAACAACAGCACCGAATACACAGTAGCCCCAGCCACTCATGTTTTCGCCAGTGAAGTCTAGGAAGTTGTTGTCTTTAACGTTGATGAAGAACTGAGAGCTTGCAGAGTGAGGAGCGTTAGTACGCGCCATTGCAAGTGTACCAGTCTTGTTGCTAAGACCGTTGTTTGCTTCGTTCTTGATTGGTGCACGTGTTTCTTTTTCTTCCATACCCGGTGCCATGCCACCGCCTTGGATCATGAAACCATCGATAACACGGTGGAAAATAGTACCGTTGTAGAAACCATCACGGCAGTATTGAAGGAAGTTTGCACATGTCTCAGGTGCTTGTTCTTCGAATAGGTTAATTTGGATGTCACCAAAATTTGTGTGAAGGGTAATCATGATCTTTTCCTTAATGGAGTATTTTCTTTTAAGAGCCGAATATTAACTTACCATAGCCTGCTCAGACAAACATTACCCGATCAATCGATGACTAATTGCTAAAATAGCATTCATCAAAGGATTTTCCTTGCCAACAAAAGGCATAAAAGGTGTAATTACCTTTCTAAATTTGTACCCCCATAATATGAGTAATGAAGAGACATGTTAAAGATCTATAACTCGCTCACACGACAGAAAGAGGCATTCACCCCAATCCAGCCTGGTAAAGTAGGCATGTACGTCTGTGGAGTAACGATCTACGATTTGTGTCACATTGGACACGGTCGTACGTTTGTATCTTTTGACGTGGTTTCTCGTTACCTTCGCTATTCTGGTTACGATCTTACTTTTGTTCGTAATATCACAGACATTGATGACAAGATCATCAAGCGTGCTGCTGAAAATGGCGAAAGTTGTGAATCATTAACTGAACGTTTGATCGGTGAAATGCATGCGGATTTCGATGCATTAGGTATGAAACGTCCAGACGTTGAGCCTCGTGCGACACAGTTTATTGCAGAAATTATCGCACTTTGTGAGCGCCTAATTGAGCGTGGTTTTGCTTATGTTGCATCAAATGGCGATGTGATGTTTGAAGTGAGTAAGTTTGAAGATTACGGTCGTCTATCTAAGCAAGATCTTGATCAACTTCAAGCTGGCGCACGTGTTGATATCGAAACGGCGAAGCGTAGCCCACTAGACTTCGTACTATGGAAAATGTCTAAGCCAGGTGAACCTACATGGGAATCACCATGGGGTCCAGGTCGTCCAGGTTGGCACATTGAATGTTCAGCAATGAACTCTGCAATCTTAGGCGAGCACTTTGATATTCACGGTGGCGGCTCAGATCTTCAATTCCCGCACCATGAAAATGAAATCGCACAATCTTGCTGTGCGCACGATACTCAGTATGTAAATACTTGGATGCACAGTGGCATGGTAATGGTTGATCGCGAGAAGATGTCTAAGTCATTAGGTAACTTCTTCACGATTCGTGATGTATTAAACCACTATGATCCTGAAACTGTACGTTACTTCCTAATGTCTGGTCACTACCGTAGCCAGCTAAACTACAGCGAAGAGAACTTGAAACAAGCACGTTCTGCACTAGAGCGTCTATACACATCACTTCGTGGTCTTGATACGTCTGTTGAAGCGGCTGGTGGTGAAGAGTTTGTTGCTCGTTTTAAAGAAGCAATGGATGATGATTTCAACACACCTGAAGCTTACTCTGTGCTATTTGATATGGCGCGTGAGATCAACCGCCTGAAAGCTGACGACGTAGCGGCGGCATCGGTATTAGGTGCACGTATGCGTGAGCTTGCTGATGTGCTAGGTCTTCTATCTCAAGAGCCTGAAACTTTCCTACAAGGTGGTGCAGGTGAAGATGATGATGTGGCAGAAATTGAAGCATTGATCCAACAACGTCTTGATGCGCGTGCAGCAAAAGACTGGGCAGCAGCGGATGAAGCGCGTGATAAGCTAATGGCAATGGGTATCATCTTAGAAGATGGTGCACAGGGCACAACATGGCGTCGTAAGTAATTACAGCGATTAATAAAAAACCGAGCGAGATGCTCGGTTTTTTTATATCTGAAATTTATGCGCTCTTTAGTGCAATCGTTGGTGGCTTAATGCCATTACGCGCAAACTCTTCCATTACACGCAAAGTAATGTCGGTTTCAAATAGCTTTTCATACTTAGTATCAACCACATAGGCCTTACAGGTCAGCATGATAGCTAAATAGTTATCCGTAATAGTTTGCTTCACCAATACTGTTACAGGCTTTGGTAAGTGAATGTAACGGCTTGATGATGCGGCTTCTTGGATCAAATCACGAGCAAGGCGAATGTCTTGATCCATGCTGATGTAAAACGGTATTACTACCTGCATATCTAACGCACCATAGTTACCACTCACCGTCACTTCACTTAAGAATTTGTTGTTCGGGATAGTGATAATATCATCGGTCAGTGTGCGCATACGTACGGAACGTAAACCGATCGTAATAATGTCACCATAGTTACCTTCAAAGGTCACGCGATCACCGACTTGGAACGGACGGTCAATCATTACTGTTAAACCTGCAATGAATGAGGCGGCCAAGTCTTTTAAGGCGAAACCTACCGATACCGCAATCGTACCGCCAATTAGCGCGAGAATACGATCATCGACACGGAAACTCATCATAAATACGGCGATACCTGTCGACATATAAATGAAGAATTGGAAGAAAGATTGCAGCTTTTGTAGCAGCATTCGACGTTGAGCAAACTGGCTACTAATACCGTCTACCACCGATTGGATAAAACGTAAAAATAGCCATGCAGCACTAACAGTTAAGACTGAAAATAATACGCCACTCCAACGGATCAAGCTTGCAAACTGTTGAAAGCTTTCGATGTTTGGCATGTCATCGGCAAATACTGCTGGAGAAAAACTAAGCAGTAGTACACTGAATAAAAACAATAAACGCTTCATTTATTTCACCAATAAGTGCTGACGGTGGAGGACATTAGTAATATGACGGAACCAGTGATCAGACACTTTTGCCTTATCATCAGACCATTCAATAAAACCACGGCTTTGGAAATAACGCAGGGTACCGATCACTTCAGAAATACTCAGCTGGGTACACTCTGATAGCTCTTTAGGTGAAGCGACTTCCAATTGAACGATAGAGCGTAATACCGCCAACATTGGTTTTGGCATTTGCTCCAGATCGTCAGATTGTGGTGCTTTAAATAAACGTACCAGCACTTTGTTTGTTTCTTTATCGCGTTGAAGTGAGAAACGGAAAAAGCGCACTGCAACCGTTGGGTTACCGTCAGAGTAGTCCCATAAAATACGGAAGAAGCCACGTTGTGCGCGCTCTTCTTCGGTAATATCATCTTCATCCCACTGGCGAGGCAGCACTAAGCCTTCAAAACTAATGGCGTATTCACCTTCTGATGAAATACGTGTTTTTAGAAGATCTCCGATTTGTTGTTCGCTCCAGCGTGGCATAAATGTGACTAAATCAAACAATAAACGCTCGCCACGGGCACGATCGACAAAACGCCAGCATGATTTTTCAATCGCAAATAGTGCGCGGTGGCTCTTTCGACTACGACGCATTAAATCAGTGATCTTCATTAAATCGTTCAAGCCACCCACTTTCGGGGTCACTAAGCGTTGGGCGTTATCAATGGCGAATAAATACGTTTCTTCACTACTACGTAAGAAATCGAGGATCGTTGCTTCATCACTGTTTGCGGCTAAGCCAAGTTCAGTGGCTAATTGTTGCAATAGCTCTGAATAGCCATCGTATGGACAGTTAATGTAAATCGGTGTTGCGTTCTTTACTTTATGTAATAAGCGGCGAAGTAGGGTTGTTGTACCTACGCCACGTTCACCTGATACCACACAAACCGCAGGCTTATCCGTTAATAAGTAACCTGATAGTTGCTTAATTTCATCAAGGGCATAGTCTTCAATAATCGGGCTATCATCACTACCTGGGATAACATAATCGTACGTAGCAGCACCTTTAATACGTACCATGTTTAACTGTTCACGCGCCGTTTCTGTTTGCTTGGCAACT
The sequence above is a segment of the Photobacterium leiognathi genome. Coding sequences within it:
- the hisD gene encoding histidinol dehydrogenase: MKTVVWQSLSESQREKLLARPAVNNGANISAIVTGVIDDVRRRGDEALLELTEKFDGIRPASLKVSNDEIDAACSRISDQMKVALQQAFDNISTFHKAQKQQTLRVETQPGIICEQMTRPVNSVGLYIPGGSAPLPSTVLMLGVPAKIAGCQKVVLCSPPPIADEILYVAKLCGIDEVYNVGGSQAVAAMAYGSETVAKVDKIFGPGNAFVTEAKRQVSNDFRGAAIDMPAGPSEVLVIADSNADPDFIAADLLSQAEHGPDSQVILVTPDPVIADKTADAIQRQLAELSRADIAKEALGSSLLIVAETLPQCIAISNNYGPEHLIVQTRTPRDLVPLLDNAGSIFLGNWSPESVGDYASGTNHVLPTYGYTRTYSSLGLADFSKRMTVQELSADGLLGLANTVTTIADAEGLDAHKRAVTIRVEKLMANREG
- a CDS encoding peptidylprolyl isomerase; amino-acid sequence: MITLHTNFGDIQINLFEEQAPETCANFLQYCRDGFYNGTIFHRVIDGFMIQGGGMAPGMEEKETRAPIKNEANNGLSNKTGTLAMARTNAPHSASSQFFINVKDNNFLDFTGENMSGWGYCVFGAVVEGMDVVNKIKAVKTGRHGYHSDVPVEEVVIESVTIEE
- the hisC gene encoding histidinol-phosphate transaminase, whose product is MARLARKTVRELTPYQSARRLGGNGDIWLNANESPFDNEYNISLARLNRYSECQPPELINAYADYANVKPEQVLTSRGADEGIELLIRAFCEPNQDSILYCPPTYGMYAISSETYDVNAKVVPLTSKWQLDLEAISQNLDGVKIVFVCSPNNPTGNLLARKDIEALLDMTANSALVVVDEAYIDFCLEESASDLLSSYPNLVILRTLSKAFALAGLRCGFTIANSDIIDVLLKVIAPYPVPVPVTEIAVQALSEAGRARTKFQVLDISANRAYLQAGLSMLDGVTVFDGYGNYLLVKFPNADQLFKALWDNGIILRRSPIENCIRISVGNRDECEKTLAFIRSQLEQQ
- a CDS encoding EAL and HDOD domain-containing protein, giving the protein MFSYIARQPILNRNKHTIGYELLFRDGPDNCFPNIGDEQATNRLLNDNFFSTAGEVQLTSGKRAFVNFPYNSLVSGTPFLFPKQSFIIEILESCSPTDELFEAIKQLHQKGYTLALDDFIPSEAWNRFMPYIHIIKFDIRIISIEKAARFIKFYKEKTKLRFLAEKVETQEEYQQAYDAGFDLFQGFFFSKPELIQRKSLKPSSITTLRLFKEICVAEVDYDKVEEIIATDVTLSYKLLRHVNAMTSTRSKPVTSFKQALIFLGEEKLRRFITFVATSHAVENKPPSLYNLSLQRAHFCEQLYRTRVPKDNGNQAFLTGLFSLLDSLLDQPLDELLKHLPLSEQVKLALTKRVGPLGAILNLTDAYDQANWPLVKKYSDALKINESSIADYYLESVKWSAEYEQTLAN
- a CDS encoding mechanosensitive ion channel family protein encodes the protein MKRLLFLFSVLLLSFSPAVFADDMPNIESFQQFASLIRWSGVLFSVLTVSAAWLFLRFIQSVVDGISSQFAQRRMLLQKLQSFFQFFIYMSTGIAVFMMSFRVDDRILALIGGTIAVSVGFALKDLAASFIAGLTVMIDRPFQVGDRVTFEGNYGDIITIGLRSVRMRTLTDDIITIPNNKFLSEVTVSGNYGALDMQVVIPFYISMDQDIRLARDLIQEAASSSRYIHLPKPVTVLVKQTITDNYLAIMLTCKAYVVDTKYEKLFETDITLRVMEEFARNGIKPPTIALKSA
- the hisG gene encoding ATP phosphoribosyltransferase, translating into MQTQRLRIAIQKKGRLSKECQTLLKRCGVKFNMVGERLVVHAENMPIDLLLVRDDDIPGLIMDGVVDLGVIGENELEEVSLERQARGEPSDYKKLRRLDFGGCRLSIAIDKDAEYNGPQDLNGKRIATTYPQLVKRYMDDLGVKFSTCMLNGSVEVAPRAGLADAICDLVSTGATLEANGLKEAEVILRSKAVLIQSTETLDDEKQALIERLLTRMQGVIQAKESKYIMLHAPTDRLEQIKLLLPGAEDPTVLPLAEDKSRVAIHLVSSENLFWETMEQLKELGASSILVLPIEKMME
- the lpxH gene encoding UDP-2,3-diacylglucosamine diphosphatase translates to MTTLFISDLHLSASRPDMTDCFLRFMAEDTTNIDALYVLGDLFEMWIGDDEESPFLQQIKQAFKTLTDSGIPCYFVHGNRDFLIGKRFSQQTGVQLLPEHSVVDLYDKPTLILHGDTLCIEDEAYQRYRKKVHNKFIQWLFFRIPLSKRIQIGEKFRNNSSKNNQMKSQSIMDVTASEVVRVMEEFHVDQMIHGHTHRPDIHSLTVDDKPATRIVLGDWYEHGSVLVVTPDGYQLETRAFEQSQSQ
- the cysS gene encoding cysteine--tRNA ligase, with the translated sequence MLKIYNSLTRQKEAFTPIQPGKVGMYVCGVTIYDLCHIGHGRTFVSFDVVSRYLRYSGYDLTFVRNITDIDDKIIKRAAENGESCESLTERLIGEMHADFDALGMKRPDVEPRATQFIAEIIALCERLIERGFAYVASNGDVMFEVSKFEDYGRLSKQDLDQLQAGARVDIETAKRSPLDFVLWKMSKPGEPTWESPWGPGRPGWHIECSAMNSAILGEHFDIHGGGSDLQFPHHENEIAQSCCAHDTQYVNTWMHSGMVMVDREKMSKSLGNFFTIRDVLNHYDPETVRYFLMSGHYRSQLNYSEENLKQARSALERLYTSLRGLDTSVEAAGGEEFVARFKEAMDDDFNTPEAYSVLFDMAREINRLKADDVAAASVLGARMRELADVLGLLSQEPETFLQGGAGEDDDVAEIEALIQQRLDARAAKDWAAADEARDKLMAMGIILEDGAQGTTWRRK
- a CDS encoding YchJ family metal-binding protein, giving the protein MSKHTSQCPCGSNKPLIECCKPIHLDHAKALHPEQLMRARYSAHVLGLVDFVVQTYHPSCEAEQHRDAIAESVNLKWLGLDVLNSDIAESGEGFVEFKAMYKEAGSEYILQERSRFLKEEINGQSCWFYIDGEYPEPPPVEQAAPPSPVKSEKTVGRNDPCPCGSGKKFKKCCG
- a CDS encoding sulfite exporter TauE/SafE family protein; the encoded protein is MSIFTLIQAGLLVGGSVFIVMLIRAWRRNRKQEADTRIIPVALIGGFANFCDTLGVGSFAIMTAGYKQFKLIDDQVLPGTLNCQAVLATVVQALIFLTAVNVDSVTLLSLVVSACLGATVGARLVSNWDRQLIRIVMSGALLVVAGLMLAGQLKLFPLGGTSLGLTGWKLAVGIAGNFLFGALMTVGIGLYAPCMTMIYMLGMNPLAAFPVMMCSCGFLGFFSAGGFLRRNKINSRASVAVAITGPIGVVIAAYLVKSLDMKVLAWLVCGVVLYTSITMYRSWATDRKQLKKMNVEHKTA